In the genome of Acetobacter oryzifermentans, one region contains:
- a CDS encoding NAD(P)(+) transhydrogenase (Re/Si-specific) subunit beta: protein MFIEYIVGLSGLIAAGLFIYGLKAMSSPVTAVSGIVTAGYGMIFVIAATFLNLFNITEAAKPHLLVNVVLAVLALVLGCAWAGWRGRTVQMTAMPQMVAIFNGMGGGSAACLAAVELLSDDPTSPLHLSITVLGALIGCISLTGSIIAWAKLDGRMKKPVRFTGQRVFNAGVFLIALVLGALTVMQYSTPMGELPRDLFFLMALLFGVCMTLPIGGADMPVVISLYNAFTGLAVGLEGYVMNNPALMIAGMVVGSAGTLLTVLMAKAMNRSLTNVLFSNFGDSSSSAKGPQGEMQSVDPSDAATTMRYASSVIIIPGYGLAVAQAQQKLYEFVKILVADGVDVKFAIHPVAGRMPGHMNVLLAEAGVPYDMIYDMNDINDSFATTDVALVIGANDVVNPEALTDKSSPIYGMPILNAYKAHQVFVIKRGTGVGYSGVQNPLFFQKNCTMVFGDAQAVLSKMVEAVKSLGGS from the coding sequence ATGTTTATTGAATACATTGTGGGCCTAAGTGGCCTTATTGCTGCCGGCCTGTTTATTTACGGGCTGAAAGCCATGTCATCCCCCGTTACGGCTGTATCTGGTATTGTTACAGCCGGTTACGGTATGATCTTTGTTATTGCTGCAACTTTTTTAAATCTCTTCAACATAACAGAAGCCGCAAAACCGCATCTTCTGGTAAATGTGGTATTGGCTGTTCTGGCTCTGGTTTTGGGTTGCGCATGGGCTGGCTGGCGTGGCCGTACCGTACAAATGACAGCTATGCCGCAGATGGTTGCCATTTTTAATGGTATGGGCGGTGGTTCTGCTGCCTGTTTGGCGGCTGTAGAACTTTTAAGCGATGATCCAACATCTCCCTTGCACCTCAGCATTACCGTTTTGGGTGCGCTTATCGGGTGCATTTCGCTTACCGGTTCCATTATAGCATGGGCCAAGTTGGACGGGCGGATGAAAAAGCCTGTGCGCTTTACTGGACAGCGTGTTTTCAATGCTGGGGTGTTTCTTATTGCTTTGGTATTAGGTGCGCTCACAGTCATGCAGTATAGCACCCCAATGGGGGAGCTGCCGCGGGATCTATTCTTCCTGATGGCTCTGCTGTTTGGCGTGTGCATGACACTGCCAATTGGTGGTGCCGATATGCCGGTTGTGATTTCACTCTACAACGCCTTCACAGGGCTGGCCGTTGGGCTTGAAGGGTATGTGATGAACAACCCGGCCCTCATGATTGCTGGCATGGTTGTAGGGTCTGCTGGCACGCTGCTTACCGTGTTGATGGCAAAAGCCATGAACCGTTCACTCACCAACGTATTGTTCAGCAACTTTGGTGATAGCTCAAGCAGCGCCAAAGGGCCGCAGGGTGAAATGCAATCTGTTGATCCTTCAGATGCCGCCACCACCATGCGTTATGCCTCCAGCGTCATCATTATTCCCGGTTACGGACTGGCTGTTGCACAGGCACAACAGAAACTTTACGAATTTGTCAAAATTCTTGTTGCTGATGGTGTGGATGTTAAGTTTGCCATCCACCCTGTAGCAGGCCGTATGCCAGGGCATATGAACGTTCTTTTGGCTGAAGCCGGCGTGCCATATGACATGATTTATGACATGAATGACATAAATGATAGTTTTGCCACAACGGATGTTGCGCTGGTTATTGGTGCCAACGATGTGGTGAACCCGGAAGCCCTAACAGATAAATCCTCCCCCATTTATGGCATGCCTATTTTGAACGCTTACAAAGCACATCAGGTATTTGTCATTAAACGTGGCACGGGCGTTGGATATTCCGGCGTACAGAACCCGCTTTTCTTCCAGAAGAACTGCACAATGGTATTTGGAGATGCACAGGCTGTGCTTTCCAAAATGGTTGAAGCTGTCAAAAGTCTTGGCGGCTCCTAA
- a CDS encoding NAD(P) transhydrogenase subunit alpha encodes MITATSMTFIIALYIFMLAAFTGYVVISRVPSILHTPLMSGSNFIHGIVVVGALDALFNATSIPGQIIGFIGVFLGAGNVMGGYVVTDRMLAMFRPTQKTAPPKKEQQ; translated from the coding sequence ATGATTACCGCAACATCCATGACCTTTATTATCGCTTTATACATTTTCATGCTGGCCGCCTTTACCGGCTATGTGGTGATCAGCCGTGTGCCATCCATCCTGCATACGCCCCTAATGTCCGGCTCCAACTTCATCCACGGCATTGTGGTTGTGGGTGCGTTGGATGCACTGTTTAACGCCACCAGCATTCCCGGACAGATTATTGGTTTTATTGGGGTTTTTCTAGGCGCAGGCAACGTGATGGGCGGCTATGTGGTAACAGACCGTATGCTTGCCATGTTCCGGCCCACCCAAAAAACAGCTCCACCCAAAAAGGAACAGCAATAA
- a CDS encoding NAD(P) transhydrogenase subunit alpha, which translates to MTLKIAILKETATDERRVAMIPSVAQRIAKLGASLVLEQGGGAAATYTDAAYTQAGVATEADPQKLLEDADIVLAVQPPCVETIKKMKAGSLLVSFIYAKTQPDLVKALRDSKITTFAMELIPRISRAQAMDALSSQAALAGYYAPLLGCVHMQKILPMMTTAVGSLRAARVLVMGLGVAGLQALATAHRLGAVCEGYDVRPETKEEAESVGARFVDTGVDARGAGGYARELTPEEKTKVRAALSQHIAQADLIITTAAVPGKHAPRLIDADQLAAMKEGSVVVDMGAPNGGNCEGTKAGEITKIGPVTLVGPTNLPSCLAAQASELYAKNIYNLLEQVVHDGVLKPDFTDDVIKGTTLTHDGAITNDAIKQFIESPPVEKAS; encoded by the coding sequence GTGACACTTAAAATTGCAATTCTGAAGGAAACGGCAACCGATGAAAGACGGGTTGCCATGATTCCCTCAGTCGCCCAGCGCATTGCCAAACTTGGAGCCTCACTGGTTCTGGAGCAAGGTGGAGGAGCCGCAGCAACCTATACGGATGCAGCATACACACAGGCTGGCGTTGCCACAGAAGCAGATCCGCAAAAACTTCTGGAAGACGCAGATATTGTGCTGGCTGTGCAGCCGCCCTGCGTGGAGACGATAAAAAAAATGAAAGCCGGCAGTTTGCTGGTGTCTTTCATTTACGCCAAAACCCAGCCTGATCTGGTAAAGGCTTTGCGCGATAGCAAGATCACCACATTTGCCATGGAGCTTATTCCACGCATCAGCCGGGCACAGGCTATGGATGCTCTTTCCAGCCAAGCCGCGTTAGCCGGATATTACGCTCCATTACTGGGCTGCGTGCATATGCAAAAAATCCTACCCATGATGACAACAGCCGTTGGCTCGCTCCGGGCGGCACGCGTGTTGGTTATGGGGTTGGGTGTGGCCGGGTTGCAGGCATTGGCAACAGCACATCGACTTGGCGCAGTTTGCGAAGGCTACGACGTGCGCCCCGAAACAAAAGAAGAAGCAGAATCTGTTGGTGCGCGCTTTGTCGATACCGGCGTGGATGCCCGCGGAGCTGGTGGGTATGCACGTGAACTGACACCCGAAGAAAAAACAAAAGTGCGTGCCGCACTCAGCCAACACATCGCACAGGCAGATTTAATTATCACCACAGCGGCTGTTCCCGGAAAACACGCCCCACGCCTGATTGACGCAGACCAGTTGGCCGCCATGAAGGAAGGATCTGTTGTAGTGGATATGGGCGCCCCTAATGGCGGCAATTGTGAAGGCACAAAAGCAGGAGAAATTACAAAAATTGGGCCCGTTACATTGGTTGGGCCAACAAACCTGCCATCCTGCCTGGCAGCACAGGCGAGTGAGCTTTATGCTAAGAATATCTACAACCTTTTAGAACAGGTTGTGCATGATGGTGTGCTGAAGCCTGATTTTACGGATGATGTCATTAAAGGCACTACTCTTACGCATGATGGTGCAATAACTAATGATGCCATCAAACAGTTTATCGAAAGCCCGCCAGTGGAGAAAGCATCATGA